In a genomic window of bacterium:
- a CDS encoding metal ABC transporter substrate-binding protein has translation MNQKSIWILTVVLALCSAQALVAAGKRLNVVATTADFGAIAREIGGDAVQVSVLAQPGEDAHFVTPKPSYIAKLARTDLLIEGGAELEVGWLPPLIEGSRNPRLVLGRPAHVACAEGISMLEVPSIRDRAQGDIHAMGNPHYMTDPVNARQVAERISKALAAADPDQADQYSARLSAFLSRLDAKLAIWQKQLEPFNGKRLTAFHNSWPYFAKRFNLTIDLFLEPRPGIPPSPAHLADVVVTMKRDGIRVILVEPYQNRKVAETVALKTGAVVLDFSQYPGGIKGTEAGYIEFMDYLVNTLTAALGEKRKP, from the coding sequence ATGAATCAAAAATCAATTTGGATACTGACTGTTGTTTTAGCCCTTTGTTCAGCTCAAGCCCTGGTAGCCGCCGGGAAAAGACTGAATGTGGTGGCCACCACTGCGGACTTCGGGGCGATCGCCCGCGAGATAGGGGGTGATGCGGTGCAGGTGTCCGTCCTGGCCCAGCCGGGTGAGGACGCCCATTTTGTAACACCGAAACCCAGCTATATCGCCAAACTTGCGCGAACCGACCTGCTGATTGAGGGAGGGGCGGAACTTGAGGTTGGTTGGTTACCGCCTTTGATTGAAGGATCACGCAATCCACGGTTAGTGCTGGGCCGGCCAGCGCATGTGGCCTGTGCAGAAGGCATTTCCATGCTTGAGGTCCCCTCCATCCGGGATCGTGCCCAGGGCGACATTCATGCCATGGGCAACCCCCATTATATGACTGACCCGGTGAATGCGCGGCAGGTGGCGGAACGGATTAGCAAGGCCCTTGCCGCAGCGGATCCCGACCAGGCTGACCAGTACAGCGCCAGACTGTCGGCCTTCTTATCCCGCCTCGACGCCAAATTGGCGATCTGGCAGAAACAACTGGAGCCGTTTAACGGAAAGCGCCTGACGGCTTTTCACAACTCATGGCCGTATTTTGCCAAACGCTTCAACCTCACGATCGATCTGTTTTTGGAGCCGAGACCGGGAATTCCTCCGTCTCCTGCCCATTTAGCCGATGTCGTTGTCACGATGAAGCGGGATGGCATCCGGGTAATCTTGGTTGAACCTTACCAGAATCGAAAAGTTGCCGAGACCGTGGCTCTCAAAACCGGGGCGGTTGTCCTGGACTTTTCCCAGTACCCGGGCGGTATTAAGGGAACGGAGGCGGGCTATATTGAATTTATGGATTATCTTGTAAACACCCTCACTGCCGCGTTGGGAGAGAAGCGGAAACCATGA
- a CDS encoding TonB-dependent receptor, with amino-acid sequence MIFRFYAILFLFAIYMIAGTPLAFSQGTPQTGGLSAFNPDLSLVIDMFYHADDSEEGVSHILEEMSGFGHTHGDEEHHHGVEEGFNLRHVELQLSASADPYFKGSAIAAVDEKGAELETAEMETTGLPYGFKLKGGKFYSDFGYLNAQHSHQWDFTDQPLIYKLCLGDHGLNDKGLQATWLAPTPFYLIAGVEAFQGDNETMFAYHGEAPLPAHDGPRVGVAWLKLSPNLSGNHALQFGCFGASGTHQEAHDGDGNGEEDHWLDGDNSFWGGDFVYKYNAPYAYAQGDFIFLGEYFNRRKALDVVAHDLNPALVGNSRTDNQDGYYLQALYGFLPRWRGGLRWEQVGLINDSELPDGTSEHFGSSYRTGVMVDFSPSEFSRIRLQVSEGSYETADGKQDVAEVYLQWMLALGAHAAHKF; translated from the coding sequence ATGATTTTTCGTTTCTATGCCATTCTTTTTCTTTTCGCGATTTACATGATCGCGGGTACGCCATTGGCGTTTTCCCAAGGCACCCCTCAAACCGGTGGACTTTCCGCTTTTAACCCGGACCTTTCCCTTGTCATTGATATGTTTTATCACGCCGATGACTCGGAGGAGGGAGTTAGCCATATCCTCGAGGAGATGTCCGGATTCGGCCATACCCACGGCGACGAGGAGCATCACCACGGTGTTGAAGAAGGATTCAATCTCCGTCATGTGGAGCTTCAGCTCTCCGCCAGCGCGGATCCCTACTTTAAAGGCTCGGCCATTGCCGCAGTTGACGAAAAGGGGGCGGAACTGGAGACCGCCGAGATGGAGACAACCGGTTTACCCTATGGTTTCAAATTGAAAGGCGGCAAGTTCTACAGCGACTTCGGCTATCTCAATGCCCAGCACTCGCACCAGTGGGATTTTACTGATCAACCCTTGATCTATAAGCTCTGTCTTGGTGATCACGGACTGAATGACAAGGGCCTTCAAGCCACCTGGCTGGCACCCACGCCTTTCTACCTCATCGCGGGGGTGGAAGCATTCCAGGGTGATAACGAGACGATGTTCGCCTACCACGGTGAAGCCCCTTTGCCGGCCCACGACGGGCCCAGAGTGGGCGTCGCCTGGCTGAAGCTCAGCCCCAATCTGTCGGGGAATCATGCCCTCCAATTTGGATGCTTTGGTGCCTCAGGAACCCATCAGGAAGCCCACGATGGCGATGGGAACGGGGAAGAAGACCACTGGTTGGATGGGGATAACTCGTTCTGGGGCGGTGATTTCGTTTATAAATATAACGCTCCTTACGCCTATGCGCAGGGCGACTTTATTTTCCTGGGTGAATATTTTAATCGCCGCAAGGCGCTTGATGTCGTCGCCCACGACCTTAATCCGGCACTGGTCGGGAACAGCCGCACGGATAACCAGGATGGCTATTATCTCCAGGCCCTTTATGGATTTTTGCCCCGTTGGCGTGGAGGGCTCCGTTGGGAGCAGGTCGGGTTGATAAATGATTCCGAGTTGCCGGACGGAACGTCCGAACATTTCGGGAGCAGTTACCGGACCGGTGTGATGGTTGACTTCTCCCCGTCTGAATTCTCGCGCATCCGCCTGCAAGTCAGCGAAGGGTCCTATGAGACCGCTGATGGCAAACAGGATGTTGCTGAAGTCTACCTCCAGTGGATGCTTGCTCTTGGAGCCCACGCCGCCCACAAATTCTAA
- the katG gene encoding catalase/peroxidase HPI — protein sequence MSNESKCPVTGKTREQVSGSGPSNREWWPNQLNLKLLHQHSVMSNPMGKDFNYAQEFKKLDLKAVKSDLYALMTDSQEWWPADFGHYGPLFVRMAWHSAGTYRMGDGRGGAGSGAQRLAPLNSWPDNANLDKARRLLWPIKQKYGSKISWADLMILAGNCALESMGFKTFGFGGGRNDAWEPEEDIYWGAERKWLDDKRYSGDRELEKPLAAVQMGLIYVNPEGPNGNPDPLAAAKDIRETFARMAMNDEETVALIAGGHTFGKTHGAGDAKHVGPEPEAAGIEEQGLGWKSRFGTGKGGDTITSGLEVVWTTTPTKWSNNFFSNLFGYEWELTKSPAGAKQWTPKYGAGAGTVPDAHDKSKRHAPAMLTTDLALRFDPAYEKISRRFFEHPDQFADAFARAWFKLTHRDMGPRARYLGPEVPAEELIWQDPIPAVTHKLIDAQDIASLKVKILASGLSVSELVSTAWASASTFRGSDKRGGANGARIRLVPQKDWAVNQPAQLAKVLKALEVIQSAFNSAQSGGKKVALADLIVLGGCAAVEAAAKKAGCDVTVPFTPGRMDVSQAQTDVASFAVLEPVADGFRNYLKTKFSVSAEELLVDRAQLLTLTAPEMTVLVGGLRVLNINYNQTQHGVFTKRPGALTNDFFVNLLDMRTTWKAASEASDLFEGRDRVTGELKWAGTRVDLIFGSNSQLRALAEVYGCKDSPQKFVHDFVAAWNKVMNLDRFDLI from the coding sequence ATGAGCAACGAAAGCAAGTGCCCGGTAACTGGTAAAACTCGTGAACAGGTCTCGGGCAGTGGCCCCTCGAACCGGGAGTGGTGGCCTAACCAGTTGAATCTCAAATTACTCCACCAGCACTCCGTCATGAGCAATCCGATGGGCAAGGATTTCAACTACGCTCAGGAGTTCAAGAAGCTCGATCTGAAGGCGGTGAAGAGCGACCTCTACGCGCTGATGACCGATTCACAGGAGTGGTGGCCGGCCGATTTCGGTCATTACGGGCCGCTTTTCGTGCGGATGGCGTGGCATAGCGCCGGCACCTACCGCATGGGTGATGGCCGCGGGGGCGCGGGGTCTGGTGCCCAGCGCCTGGCGCCGCTCAACAGCTGGCCGGATAATGCGAATCTCGACAAGGCACGCCGGCTGCTCTGGCCGATCAAGCAGAAGTATGGCAGCAAGATATCCTGGGCCGACCTCATGATTCTGGCCGGAAACTGTGCGCTCGAGTCCATGGGCTTCAAAACGTTCGGTTTCGGCGGCGGGCGCAATGACGCCTGGGAACCGGAAGAGGACATCTACTGGGGGGCCGAGCGGAAGTGGCTGGACGACAAGCGTTACTCCGGTGACCGGGAACTCGAGAAACCTCTCGCCGCGGTACAGATGGGGCTAATCTATGTGAACCCGGAAGGGCCGAACGGCAATCCGGACCCGCTGGCTGCCGCCAAGGATATCCGTGAGACCTTTGCCCGTATGGCGATGAACGACGAGGAAACCGTTGCGCTGATTGCCGGCGGTCACACCTTCGGCAAAACTCATGGCGCCGGTGATGCGAAACATGTCGGACCTGAGCCCGAAGCGGCGGGCATCGAGGAGCAGGGCCTGGGCTGGAAGAGCCGCTTTGGTACGGGTAAAGGTGGCGACACGATCACCAGCGGCCTGGAAGTCGTCTGGACTACCACCCCGACGAAGTGGAGTAACAACTTCTTTTCGAACCTGTTCGGCTATGAATGGGAATTGACGAAGAGCCCGGCCGGTGCGAAGCAGTGGACCCCGAAGTACGGAGCAGGTGCCGGCACGGTGCCGGATGCGCATGACAAGTCCAAGCGGCACGCCCCGGCGATGCTGACCACTGACCTCGCCTTGCGGTTCGATCCGGCGTACGAGAAGATATCCCGGCGCTTTTTTGAACATCCGGATCAGTTTGCAGATGCCTTCGCCCGGGCCTGGTTCAAGCTGACCCACCGCGACATGGGGCCGCGCGCACGCTATCTCGGCCCGGAGGTTCCGGCCGAAGAGCTGATCTGGCAGGATCCCATTCCGGCCGTCACCCACAAACTGATCGATGCACAGGATATCGCCTCGCTCAAGGTCAAGATCCTGGCTTCCGGCCTGTCTGTATCGGAACTGGTTTCGACTGCCTGGGCGTCGGCGTCCACGTTCCGTGGCTCCGATAAGCGTGGCGGGGCGAATGGTGCACGTATTCGCCTGGTGCCACAGAAGGATTGGGCGGTCAACCAGCCGGCTCAACTGGCGAAGGTGCTCAAGGCCCTGGAAGTCATCCAGAGTGCCTTCAACAGCGCGCAGTCAGGCGGCAAGAAGGTCGCGCTGGCCGATCTGATCGTGTTGGGTGGGTGTGCGGCTGTGGAAGCGGCGGCGAAAAAGGCCGGCTGCGACGTGACGGTTCCCTTCACGCCGGGGCGGATGGATGTGTCACAGGCCCAGACCGATGTGGCGTCCTTCGCGGTGCTCGAGCCGGTTGCAGATGGGTTCCGCAACTACCTCAAGACCAAGTTCTCGGTATCAGCCGAGGAACTGCTGGTTGACCGTGCGCAATTGCTGACGTTGACGGCACCTGAGATGACGGTGCTCGTCGGCGGTCTACGCGTCCTGAACATCAATTACAACCAGACTCAACACGGCGTCTTCACCAAGCGCCCCGGGGCGCTGACGAACGACTTCTTCGTCAACCTGCTCGACATGCGCACCACATGGAAGGCGGCCTCGGAAGCAAGCGACCTGTTTGAAGGGCGCGATCGCGTCACAGGCGAGCTTAAGTGGGCCGGCACCCGTGTCGACCTCATCTTCGGTTCGAACTCCCAGCTCCGGGCGCTGGCGGAAGTCTATGGCTGCAAGGACTCCCCGCAGAAGTTCGTGCATGACTTCGTGGCCGCCTGGAACAAGGTGATGAACCTGGACCGGTTCGACCTTATCTGA
- a CDS encoding metal-dependent transcriptional regulator has translation METHALSSNMENYLETILILIRKHSVARAKDIAECMKVNRSSVTGALQALSERGLVNYAPYDFITLTPDGTEVASKVLWRHEALRNFFVSVLAIDDKEADEAACRMEHGVSKTIVDRLLEFAAFVETCPKAGAKWVRGFGYQCKEAGHTRSNCESCILQSLKEVRTMPEKTDHHTDLTFLSELKPGESGLIEKVAGSGAIKRRIIDMGFTKGSLIEVIRVAPMGDPIDVKIKGYHLSLRKEEAASITVIQKEISG, from the coding sequence ATGGAAACACACGCTTTAAGTTCGAATATGGAGAATTACCTTGAGACCATTCTGATCCTTATCCGCAAGCATTCGGTCGCGCGGGCCAAGGACATTGCGGAATGCATGAAGGTCAATCGCTCCTCGGTGACGGGCGCGCTCCAGGCCTTGAGCGAACGGGGCCTGGTAAACTATGCGCCTTACGACTTCATTACCCTCACCCCGGACGGGACGGAAGTCGCTTCCAAAGTGCTCTGGCGTCACGAAGCCTTGAGAAACTTCTTTGTCAGCGTGCTTGCTATTGACGACAAGGAGGCGGATGAGGCGGCCTGCCGCATGGAGCACGGCGTCTCCAAAACGATTGTTGACCGACTTCTGGAATTTGCAGCTTTTGTGGAAACCTGCCCTAAAGCGGGCGCAAAATGGGTGCGAGGGTTCGGCTATCAATGCAAAGAAGCCGGGCATACCCGGAGCAACTGCGAAAGCTGCATCTTACAAAGTCTAAAGGAAGTCAGAACCATGCCTGAAAAAACTGATCACCATACTGATTTAACCTTCCTGAGCGAGCTCAAGCCCGGCGAGTCAGGGCTTATCGAAAAAGTTGCAGGTTCCGGAGCCATCAAACGCCGCATTATTGACATGGGATTCACTAAAGGCAGTTTAATTGAAGTCATTCGTGTTGCCCCGATGGGGGATCCCATAGATGTCAAAATCAAAGGTTACCACCTCTCCCTTCGCAAGGAAGAAGCGGCCAGCATCACCGTCATACAGAAAGAAATATCCGGATGA
- a CDS encoding FeoA family protein, whose protein sequence is MITINPACYMPLSAVPTGRVVILRRIREGHSLATRLADMGLVPGVTINVQQNDRNGPVVIALKGGRMMLGRGMAEKMSVE, encoded by the coding sequence ATGATTACCATAAACCCAGCCTGCTATATGCCTTTAAGTGCCGTCCCCACCGGACGCGTCGTTATATTGCGCCGTATCAGGGAAGGCCATAGCCTTGCGACCCGCCTGGCTGACATGGGACTTGTCCCCGGAGTGACCATCAATGTTCAACAGAATGATCGCAATGGCCCGGTCGTCATCGCCCTTAAAGGAGGACGCATGATGCTGGGCAGAGGAATGGCCGAAAAAATGTCGGTCGAATGA
- the feoB gene encoding ferrous iron transport protein B, with product MNQKLTLALVGNPNSGKTTLFNSMTGSRQHVGNYPGVTVEKKEGLCTSGDTEVIVVDLPGTYSLTAYSIEELVARNFIVDQKPDVVVSVIDASNLERNLYLALQVMELGRPVVLAFNMSDVARQRGLEFNLELLSALLGAPIVETIGHQGSGIGELLATAVHAAHQGKPRSMPDIQYGQDLEEAITRISRLLKQDLNFINDREVRWTAIKLLEADKEVTGKISNPVILTAIQEECTRLEAVLGDSAEMIIADRRYGFISGACQEAVRSTIESRHTRSDRIDEIVIHRLWGLPIFLGLMYLVFWLTFTVGTPPMEWLDILFGWLGHMVSGFWPQGSDSLLKSLLVDGIIAGVGGVLVFLPNILLLFLAIAVLEDSGYMARVAFLMDRLMHKIGLHGKSFIPMLTGLGCSVPAIMATRTLENQRDRLTTMLVLPLVSCGARLPIYALLIPAFFPEVWRAPMLWLIYIIGILLAIICTKILRSTLFKGESVPFVMELPPYRMPTLKGMAIHMWERAGIYLKKAGTMILGVSIILWALTTFPKMPEAAPFTTPEAQQAAELSHTIAGRIGHAMEPVIKPLGFDWRIGTAMIGAFAAKEVFVAQLGIVYSVGEADEESESLRDKLRANYSPLVGFCIMLFMLISAPCMATIAVTKRESNSWGWALFQLGGLTVMAYVLTLVVYQVGKVLGIGI from the coding sequence ATGAACCAAAAACTCACATTGGCTCTGGTTGGAAACCCTAATTCAGGAAAGACCACCTTATTCAACAGCATGACCGGCTCCCGGCAACACGTAGGCAACTACCCCGGGGTAACCGTTGAAAAGAAGGAGGGGCTCTGCACATCCGGTGATACGGAAGTCATCGTCGTAGATCTCCCTGGAACCTATAGCTTAACGGCCTACTCTATCGAGGAACTCGTAGCTCGGAACTTCATCGTGGATCAGAAGCCGGACGTCGTGGTGAGCGTCATTGATGCCTCCAACCTGGAGCGTAACTTGTATCTCGCCTTACAAGTCATGGAGCTTGGGCGGCCCGTCGTTCTTGCTTTCAACATGAGTGATGTGGCACGGCAAAGAGGATTGGAGTTCAATCTGGAACTGCTCTCAGCCCTGCTGGGCGCCCCTATTGTGGAAACCATCGGACATCAAGGGAGCGGGATCGGGGAATTGCTCGCCACCGCCGTTCATGCCGCCCATCAGGGCAAGCCACGCAGCATGCCCGACATCCAGTACGGGCAAGACCTGGAAGAAGCCATTACTCGCATCAGTCGGCTCCTTAAGCAAGATTTGAACTTTATCAACGATCGTGAAGTTCGCTGGACGGCCATCAAACTTCTTGAAGCTGACAAGGAAGTAACTGGGAAAATATCCAACCCTGTCATCCTGACAGCCATCCAAGAGGAATGCACCCGGCTGGAAGCAGTACTCGGTGATTCTGCGGAAATGATCATAGCGGATCGCCGTTATGGCTTTATTTCGGGCGCCTGCCAGGAGGCGGTCCGCTCCACCATTGAGTCCCGGCACACGCGCAGTGATCGCATTGATGAGATTGTGATTCACCGGTTGTGGGGACTCCCCATTTTCCTCGGCCTCATGTACCTGGTATTCTGGCTGACCTTCACGGTGGGCACCCCGCCCATGGAGTGGCTGGACATCCTTTTCGGGTGGCTTGGCCATATGGTGTCTGGCTTTTGGCCGCAGGGGTCCGACAGCCTGCTGAAATCACTTCTGGTGGACGGCATCATTGCCGGCGTGGGCGGCGTGCTGGTCTTCCTGCCCAATATCCTGCTGCTGTTCCTGGCCATCGCGGTTCTCGAGGACTCTGGCTATATGGCACGAGTCGCCTTCCTGATGGACCGCCTGATGCACAAGATCGGGCTCCATGGAAAAAGCTTTATTCCCATGCTGACCGGATTAGGCTGTTCCGTCCCGGCCATCATGGCAACGCGAACACTGGAAAACCAGCGGGATCGCCTCACCACAATGCTGGTGCTTCCCCTCGTCAGTTGCGGCGCCAGACTACCGATATACGCCTTACTTATCCCCGCGTTCTTTCCTGAGGTATGGCGGGCGCCTATGCTCTGGCTCATTTACATCATCGGGATTCTCCTCGCGATCATTTGCACCAAGATCTTGCGTTCGACGCTTTTCAAAGGGGAATCCGTACCATTTGTCATGGAACTCCCCCCCTACCGGATGCCAACCCTGAAGGGGATGGCCATCCATATGTGGGAACGCGCCGGCATCTATCTCAAGAAGGCCGGGACCATGATTCTCGGGGTCTCCATTATCCTCTGGGCGCTAACGACGTTCCCCAAAATGCCGGAAGCCGCGCCCTTCACCACTCCCGAGGCTCAACAGGCAGCCGAGTTATCCCACACCATCGCCGGCCGGATCGGGCATGCCATGGAACCGGTAATCAAGCCGCTGGGCTTCGACTGGCGGATCGGCACGGCCATGATCGGTGCTTTTGCCGCGAAAGAAGTCTTTGTGGCTCAATTGGGGATCGTCTACTCGGTTGGCGAAGCCGACGAAGAATCCGAGTCCCTGCGCGACAAACTGCGGGCCAACTATTCGCCATTGGTCGGTTTCTGCATCATGCTCTTCATGCTTATCTCCGCCCCCTGCATGGCAACCATCGCGGTCACCAAACGCGAAAGCAATTCATGGGGATGGGCCCTGTTTCAATTAGGAGGCCTGACCGTTATGGCCTACGTGTTGACCTTGGTGGTGTACCAGGTGGGCAAAGTTCTGGGGATCGGCATCTGA
- a CDS encoding FeoB-associated Cys-rich membrane protein: MIETIIVLSLVGLALLGIARSLWKQVTNKKGGCQGCSEGCSPHSSCSSPESSNLNAGQKQQQERETENE, translated from the coding sequence ATGATCGAGACCATCATCGTTCTGAGTCTGGTTGGATTGGCGTTACTTGGCATTGCACGATCACTCTGGAAACAGGTAACCAACAAGAAGGGCGGCTGTCAGGGCTGTTCTGAAGGGTGTTCACCGCACTCATCTTGCAGTAGCCCAGAAAGCAGTAACCTTAATGCGGGGCAGAAACAACAACAAGAAAGGGAGACAGAAAATGAATAG
- a CDS encoding ferritin-like domain-containing protein → MGTTGRQIVKDADKIIAMLNKLYCDEWLAYYQYWLGAKLVKGPMKNSVMAELNQHALDELRHAGMDADRIIQLGGTPALSPDIWLKLTNCNYDAPKDPYVKVILGQNIRGEQCAIKHYNDLLKFTRDRDPVTYNMALQILQDEVMHEEDLQSLNEDMVLMARRGVK, encoded by the coding sequence ATGGGTACAACAGGTAGACAGATTGTCAAGGATGCGGATAAGATTATTGCGATGCTGAACAAGCTTTATTGTGATGAGTGGCTCGCCTACTACCAGTATTGGCTTGGTGCCAAACTCGTGAAGGGGCCAATGAAGAATTCCGTTATGGCGGAACTGAATCAGCACGCATTGGATGAGCTCCGTCATGCAGGGATGGATGCCGACCGGATCATCCAGCTGGGCGGAACTCCAGCGCTCAGTCCTGACATTTGGCTGAAGCTGACGAACTGTAACTACGATGCGCCGAAGGATCCCTACGTCAAAGTGATTCTTGGCCAGAATATTCGCGGTGAACAATGTGCCATCAAGCACTACAACGATTTGCTCAAGTTCACCCGTGACCGGGATCCGGTCACTTACAATATGGCCCTGCAAATCCTGCAGGACGAAGTCATGCACGAGGAAGACTTACAGAGCCTCAATGAAGATATGGTCTTGATGGCCAGGCGTGGCGTGAAATAA
- a CDS encoding 3-deoxy-7-phosphoheptulonate synthase — MKRTMSDLIITENLNVLELVPLVTPAELKRECPASLDILKTVIDARAVIRRILSGEDQRLMVIVGPCSIHDPVAAIDYARRLKALSDEVAETLFVIMRVYFEKPRTTVGWKGLIYDPRMDGSADMACGLRTARQLLLNINALGLPAGTEMLDPIVPQYIADLVAWTAIGARTSESQTHRQMASGLSMPVGFKNRTDGDVQVAVDAIQAARNPQSFLGIDGDGRTVIVRTAGNPGGHMILRGARNKTNFDSQSVSLAADRMQASGLRPSILVDCSHGNANKRFDKQELAWNAVLEQRRQGSQTLIGMLLESHLSEGNQKIFANSSALHYGISVTDECVGWEATERMLRHAAGVMRSEMG, encoded by the coding sequence ATGAAACGGACCATGTCAGATTTGATTATAACGGAGAATCTTAACGTTCTTGAGTTGGTGCCCCTGGTGACTCCCGCTGAACTTAAGCGCGAATGCCCTGCCTCACTCGACATCCTGAAGACCGTGATCGATGCCCGTGCCGTCATCCGGCGCATCCTTTCCGGTGAAGACCAACGACTCATGGTCATTGTGGGACCTTGCTCGATCCACGATCCCGTCGCGGCCATTGACTACGCACGGCGTTTAAAAGCGTTGTCTGATGAAGTTGCAGAAACACTGTTTGTCATTATGCGTGTGTATTTCGAAAAGCCCCGCACGACCGTTGGGTGGAAGGGGCTGATTTATGATCCGCGCATGGATGGCTCAGCAGACATGGCATGCGGTTTGCGAACCGCACGCCAGCTTCTTCTCAACATCAATGCACTCGGGCTTCCTGCCGGCACAGAGATGCTGGACCCGATTGTCCCGCAATATATCGCTGATCTTGTTGCCTGGACGGCCATTGGCGCCCGAACCAGTGAATCGCAGACCCATCGCCAGATGGCCAGCGGGCTCTCCATGCCGGTTGGATTTAAGAATCGGACTGACGGCGATGTGCAGGTGGCGGTAGATGCCATACAAGCGGCCCGGAATCCTCAGAGCTTCCTGGGTATTGACGGAGACGGCCGCACCGTTATTGTTCGCACGGCCGGTAACCCTGGAGGGCATATGATTCTTCGTGGTGCCCGTAACAAGACCAATTTTGATAGTCAAAGTGTGTCGCTCGCAGCAGACCGAATGCAAGCGTCTGGTCTGCGGCCCAGCATTCTGGTCGACTGCAGCCATGGTAACGCCAATAAACGGTTTGATAAACAGGAACTGGCGTGGAATGCCGTCCTTGAGCAACGACGCCAGGGAAGTCAGACGCTGATCGGGATGCTGCTGGAGAGCCATTTGTCCGAAGGTAATCAAAAGATTTTTGCGAATTCATCCGCACTCCACTATGGCATTTCAGTGACGGATGAATGTGTGGGGTGGGAAGCCACTGAGCGGATGCTGCGTCATGCGGCAGGCGTTATGCGGAGTGAGATGGGCTGA